One segment of Ricinus communis isolate WT05 ecotype wild-type chromosome 8, ASM1957865v1, whole genome shotgun sequence DNA contains the following:
- the LOC8281590 gene encoding probable LRR receptor-like serine/threonine-protein kinase At1g05700: MPACLYFCLEDHKGPMEMDKSLFLLFAISSGVFLLSVLVYAQDQSGFISIDCGIEDGSSYVDENTGINYVSDAPYISSGVSERISSEINTKNIDKQYLTLRSFSEGKKSCYTLNATQGKNNKHLIRAGFLYGNYDEQGNIPRFDLYLGPNWWETVILEGASSFFTVEIIHVPSSNHIDICLVNTGFGTPFISVLELRPLYNDIYVMSASGSLQNFGRYDCGSTSDRAIRFPRDIYDRIWSPNNSPYWEVLSTTSTVQHSRNKFQMPSIVMETAVTVNDSYVGLILSWVRDNPNSQFHIYFHLAEIQELKTTQYRGLDIYVNDELWYGPFSPTYLQTTTIYNTEAMNATGYDVLINKTENSTLPPLLNAFEIYFVKKFLQSETYRQDVEAILNIYSTYGLKRYWQGDPCAPMISVWDGLNCSYNGHNPPRIISLNLSSSGLTGPISSHISNLKMLQFLDLSNNSLTGPVPDFLSQLQFLRMLDLSHNKLSGSVPIGLIERSKNETLVLNVHKNSRLCSSDSCKTKITLPVVATIGSVFIFLFIAAVAFWSLKRRKQGEIDEHNGASKLKEQHFAYSDILNISKNLERVLGNGNFGTIYHGYLDDIQVAVKIFFPSYVHGYRQFQAEAKVLSRVHHRNLTTCFGYCNEDTNKGLIYEYMSNGNLQDALSDSNANFLSWQERLQVALDVAKGLEFLHNGCKPPIIHGNLKPTNILLDENFHAKLVDFGLSKILITEDATTEYLDPEYYIRNNLTERHDVYSFGVVLLATITRQPIIANNPEKTHIIQWVKSLLGKGDINRIVDSRLKGDFHINSVWKAVELAMACVSSPSIIRPTMIQVVKELNHCLAMEIARINKSEGTIELVSVNLTAGLSPLAK, from the exons ATGCCTgcatgtttatatttttgcCTGGAGGATCATAAGGGTCCAATGGAAATGGACAAGTCTCTGTTCCTGCTTTTTGCAATTTCAAGTGGCGTTTTTCTCCTCTCAGTGCTGGTTTATGCTCAAGATCAATCAG gTTTTATCAGCATAGACTGTGGCATAGAAGATGGTTCTAGCTATGTAGATGAAAACACAGGCATCAATTATGTTTCAGATGCACCCTACATATCCTCTGGTGTAAGTGAACGAATTTCATCTGAAATCAACACCAAGAACATAGATAAGCAGTACTTGACTCTCCGAAGCTTCTCagagggaaagaaaagttGTTACACCCTAAATGCTACTcaaggaaaaaataataagcacCTGATCAGAGCTGGATTTCTGTATGGGAACTATGACGAACAGGGCAATATCCCCAGATTTGATCTGTATCTTGGACCCAACTGGTGGGAGACAGTGATTTTAGAAGGAGCATCAAGTTTCTTCACAGTTGAGATCATACATGTTCCATCATCAAATCATATAGACATTTGTCTTGTGAATACAGGCTTTGGGACACCTTTCATATCAGTGTTGGAGCTAAGACCTTTGTATAATGacatttatgtgatgagtgCATCTGGATCGCTGCAAAATTTTGGACGGTATGATTGTGGTTCGACTAGTGATCGAGCAATCAG GTTCCCAAGAGACATATATGATCGCATCTGGTCACCTAATAACTCCCCATACTGGGAAGTTTTGAGTACTACATCCACTGTTCAACATAGTCGCAACAAGTTCCAAATGCCATCTATTGTCATGGAAACAGCAGTGACGGTAAACGATAGCTATGTAGGACTCATTCTTAGTTGGGTACGTGATAACCCCAACTCCcagtttcatatatatttccATTTAGCTGAAATTCAAGAGCTCAAAACTACACAGTACAGAGGACTCGATATCTATGTGAATGATGAGTTATGGTATGGTCCTTTTAGTCCTACATACTTGCAGACAACTACAATATACAACACAGAAGCCATGAATGCAACAGGCTATGACGTTTTGATcaataaaacagaaaactCAACACTTCCGCCCTTGCTCAATGCTTTCGAGATctattttgtaaaaaaattcttaCAATCAGAAACCTATCGGCAGGATG TTGAGGCTATCTTGAATATCTATTCAACATATGGACTGAAGAGGTACTGGCAAGGAGACCCATGCGCACCAATGATTTCTGTATGGGACGGTCTTAATTGCAGCTACAATGGTCATAACCCCCCTAGAATCATTTCCTT GAACCTCTCTTCTAGTGGACTGACTGGACCAATCTCTTCTCACATATCCAATCTCAAGATGTTACAGTTTTT GGATTTATCAAACAATAGCTTAACAGGGCCGGTGCCTGACTTCCTATCTCAGCTGCAATTTCTGAGGATGCT AGATTTGTCCCACAACAAACTTTCGGGTTCAGTCCCAATAGGACTCATTGAAAGATCGAAGAATGAAACACTCGTATTGAA TGTCCACAAAAATTCAAGACtttgttcctcggattcatgCAAGACCAAGATTACCCTTCCGGTGGTTGCAACCATTGGTTCAGTTTTCATCTTTTTGTTCATTGCAGCAGTTGCCTTTTGGAGCCTTAAGAGGAGAAAGCAAG GGGAAATAGATGAACATAATGGAGCATCAAAGTTAAAGGAACAGCATTTTGCTTACTCTGACATCCTTAATATCAGCAAGAATTTAGAGAGGGTTCTTGGTAATGGAAATTTTGGAACAATTTACCATGGATATTTAGATGACATACAAGTAGCTGTCAAGATTTTCTTTCCATCATATGTGCATGGATATAGGCAATTCCAAGCTGAG GCTAAAGTTTTGTCAAGAGTTCATCATAGAAACTTGACCACTTGTTTTGGCTACTGCAATGAGGATACTAATAAAGGGCTCATCTACGAGTATATGTCAAATGGAAACCTACAAGACGCTTTATCTG ATAGTAATGCAAATTTCTTGAGCTGGCAGGAGAGACTTCAAGTAGCCTTGGATGTAGCAAAAG GATTGGAATTTCTGCACAATGGTTGCAAACCACCAATCATACATGGAAACCTGAAACCGACGAACATCTTATTGGATGAAAATTTCCATGCCAAATTAGTTGATTTTGGCCTGTCTAAAATCCTGATAACTGAAGATGCCACCACAGAATACCTTGATCCTGA GTATTACATCAGAAACAATTTGACAGAGCGACATGATGTTTATAGCTTCGGAGTTGTTCTCTTGGCAACAATTACTAGGCAACCTATAATTGCCAACAATCCTGAGAAAACTCATATCATCCAATGGGTTAAATCTTTGCTTGGCAAAGGGGATATTAATAGAATTGTTGATTCAAGGCTGAAAGGAGATTTTCACATTAATTCTGTGTGGAAAGCTGTGGAACTAGCCATGGCTTGTGTATCTTCACCTTCGATCATTAGACCAACAATGATTCAGGTGGTGAAGGAACTAAACCACTGTTTGGCTATGGAAATAGCTCGAATAAACAAGTCAGAAGGGACAATTGAGTTGGTCTCTGTAAATCTGACTGCTGGACTGAGTCCCCTGGCAAAATAG